From Pseudomonas hormoni:
ATTCTTGTAGTGTTTGCCGCCCAGCTGTGGAAGTGACGCTGACATGACGACACACATTCAACGTTCGGCTTTGCTGCCGTATCCGGCGCAAACGCTGTATGACCTGGTCAATGACGTGGCGCGTTACCCGGAGTTTCTGCCGTGGTGCTCGTCGGCCGAAGTCCTGGAAAGCTCTCCCGAGCATATGCGCGCGAGCGTTGGCGTGGCCAAGGGTGGCCTCAGTCAGCATTTCGTGACGCGCAACACGCTGGTGCCCGGGCAATCGATCGAAATGAATCTCGAGGAGGGCCCGTTCACTCAGTTGCACGGCATCTGGGTGTTCAAGGCGTTGACCGACAAGGCCTGCAAGATCAGCCTGGACCTTTCGTTCGACTACGCCGGGCCGATCGTTCGCGCGACCCTGGGGCCGTTGTTCAATCAGGCGGCCAATACGCTGGTGGATGCGTTCTGCCAGCGCGCCAAGCAGATGCATGGTTGAGGTCGTGATCGAAGTCGAGGTGGTGTATGCCGCCGTTGATCGTCAAGTGCTTCTAAGTGTGACGGTGGCAGCGGGGGCGTCAGTGCGGGCGGCTTTGCTGGCGTCGGGGGTAGACCGCGAGTTTCCTGAGCTGGATCTGGCTGAATGTGCTGTGGGGATATTCGGCAAGGTGGTCGTCGATCCTGATACTCGCCAGCTTCAGGCGGGGGATCGCATCGAGATTTATCGGCCGCTGCTGGCTGATCCGAAAGAGGTTCGCCGGCTTCGCGCGGCCAAGGCTGCCGAGGCCAAAGCGCGGAATCAGTGAGGCGTTTAAACGCCAGGCAATAAAAAACCCGGACATTCCGGGTTTTTTATTGCGTCGCAAATTATTGCGGCGAGGTTTCCAGCGGTTCTGGTGTCGGGACCGGAACGGTTTCTACGCCGTCCACGTCCTTCTGGATCTGATCCAGCAACGAACCCGGCTTGACCGGTTTTTCCGGTTTCGGCTTCTCGGCGTTTTCAGCAGGAGCGGTCACGTTAGTGCCACTGTCCTTGCCGAGAATGGCTTCGTCCCGGCTCACGCCTGGCATGAAATCACCAGAGAGGCTGACAAGTTGGTCATTTGGGTTGAAGATAACGCTAATGCGTTCCTGTTGGCGTTCACCGCCACCCGGCTGCAGGCTGTACAGATAATCCCAGCGATCGGCATGGAACGTGTCGGTCAACAGGGGGTTGCCCATAATAAACCGTACTTGCTTACGGGTCATTCCCGGGCGTAACTGGTTTATCATGTCCTGCGTGACGACATTGCCCTGCTGGATGTCGATTTTGTAAACCCCGGGGAATGAACAACCGGCGAGTGCGAGCAGTCCCACAAAGGTGAAACTGGTTAGCAAGAGCTTGGTGTTTTGCATCGGTGGGCGACTTCCACTATCTTGGCTGGGACAACGTAAACGCCGATCATACCCGCATTAAGAGAAGCTGCGAAGCAGCATCGCGAGAAAGCTGACCATGGTTGAAAATAGCGAACTACGCAAAGCCGGTCTCAAAGTGACCCTTCCACGGGTCAAGATTCTGCAAATGCTCGATTCCGCCGAGCAACGCCACATGAGTGCCGAGGATGTTTACAAGGCGCTGATGGAGGCTGGTGAGGACGTCGGTCTGGCCACGGTTTACCGTGTACTGACTCAGTTCGAGGCAGCTGGCCTTGTTGTGCGGCACAACTTCGACGGAGGCCATGCGGTCTTCGAGCTGGATGACGGCAAGCATCACGACCATATGGTCAACGTCGAAACCAGCGAAGTGATCGAATTCTTCGACGAAGAAATCGAGCGCCTGCAGAAAGCCATCGTCGACAAATACGGTTTCGAGATGGTTGATCACAATCTGGTGCTGTACGTACGCAAGAAAAAGTAAGCATGTCGCGCGAATTTCACATTCGCGAAACGAGCGAAGGCGACCCCAGGGTCGCCTTCGTGCTTTCTGCCGTTCCTAAATTTTTGCGGTAACGACCATCTTTTTCGCGTGGGCCAGGGATTCCTTGGTCAGGTCGATACCCCCCAGCATCCGTGCGACTTCTTCGACACGATCATTCTTGCTGAGCTTGGAGACGGCCGTGTGGGTCGCATCCTCGCCACGGACCTTGTGTACAAACAGATGCTGATGACCCTGCGCCGCCACTTGTGGCAAGTGAGTGACCGTCAACACCTGCCCGCGCTCGCCAAGACGTCGCAGCAGCTGGCCGACAATCTCCGCGGTCGGTCCGCCGATACCCACGTCCACTTCGTCGAATACCAGGGTTGGTACGCGTGAAGTCTGCGCGGTGATCACCTGAATCGCGAGGCTGATCCGCGACAGCTCACCACCCGAGGCTACTTTGGCCAGCGCTTTCAAGGGCTGGCCGGGGTTGGCACTGACCAGTAACTCGACTTGTTCCAGCCCGTTGGGCAGTAATTCATCGCTGCCGTTGGGGCGCAATTCGATGGTGAAACGACCGCCGGGCATACCCAGACGCTGAATTTCCTGCTCCACGGCGCTGGCTAGACTCGTGGACGCTTGATGGCGCAGATCGCTCAGCTCCCGAGCCTTCTCCTGATAATGGCGGGCATAAGAGGCCAGCTCATCACTCAGTCGCTCAATGGATTCATCATTGGCATTCAGGGTTTCAATTTCATCCAGCAATCGCTGCTGCATCTCGGCCACCTCGGTGGGCTGGATGCGGTGTTTGCGCGCCATGGTGTAGATCGCATCGAGGCGTTCTTCCAGGTACTGCAGGCGCGCCGGGTCGGCATCGAAGTTATCGAGGAAGCGATTCAGCTCGCCCACGGCTTCTTCTACCTGAATCTGCGCACTGGTCAGCAAGCTGCTGGCTTCGCCCAGCGCGCCAATCGAGTTGTTCACGCTGGACAGGCGATTGAGGCTGGCGGTCAGGGCATTCAGGACATTGCCGGAATCACTCTCGCTGCATTGTTCGACCACTTGTCGGCAGATGCCCAGCAGGGTTTCGGCGTTGGTCAGGTTCTTGTGTTCCTGCTCCAACTGCTCCAGTTCGTTTTCACCGAGGCCGAGATTTTCCAGTTCTTCGAGTTGATAACTGAGCAATTGGTGGCGGGCGCGCTGCTCGTCACCGGAGTTCGACAGGCGTTCCAGCTCCTGGCGGGTTTGGCGCCAGCGCTGGGCGGCGAGCTGAACCTGACGGGCAAGGTCGGTGGCGCCGGCATACTCGTCGAGCAGGCGGCGGTGAGTATCGGTCTTGAGCAGGGATTGGTGTTCATGCTGGCTGTGGATATCAATCAGTAACTCGCCCAGAGACTTGAGGTCACCGAGCGGGCAGGGCGTGCCGTTGATATAGCCGCGCGAGCGTCCTTCGGCGGTGATCACCCGGCGAAGGATGCACGGGCCATCGCTTTCGAGGTCGCGCTCGGCCAGCCAGGCACTGGCTTCCGGAATGTCGACCAGGTCGAAGGTGGCCAGGATGTCGGCCTTGTCGGCGCCGGGGCGGACTACGCCACTGTCGGCGCGATCGCCCAGGGTCAGGCCGAGGGCGTCGAGCATGATCGACTTGCCGGCGCCGGTTTCCCCTGTGATCACGCTCATCCCGCGATCGAGTTCGAGATCGAGATGTTCAACGATGGCGTAGTTGTGTACGGACAGGTGCACCAGCATAAAGGCCGCTCCCAGGCTTTAGGTCTGGTTATTTATACAGTGTTTTATTTGCGCCTGACAATGCCCTCGCTTAGCTCGATTTGCTTGATCCGACGAAATCGTTAGCGCAACGAGAAATGAAAATGCAGCTGTTTTTTGTAGGGTTAATCATAACAAGCCCCTTGAAGCTGATTTTTGCGGCCCCATATACCCGGACAGAAGCGCGAGTTGAGCTCGCGGACGAAATTGAAAGGAGAAATCTATGGCTGACGAACAGACAGTGGATACGCAAAATCAAGATGCCAACCAGGGCTCCGCGGCTTCGGGTGAAGACCTCGCGGCTCGTGTACAAGTGCTCGAAGAGCAACTGGCAGGCGCGCAGGATCAGGCTTTGCGTGTTGCCGCCGATCTGCAGAACGTCCGCCGTCGCGCCGAGCAGGATGTAGAAAAAGCGCACAAATTCGCCCTGGAAAAATTCGCAGGCGATTTGCTGCCGATCATCGACAGCCTGGAGCGTGGTCTGGAGTTGTCCAACCCGGACGACGAAAGCATCCGTCCAATGCGCGAAGGCATCGAGCTGACCCTGAAAATGTTCCAGGACACCCTGAAGCGTTATCAGCTGGAAGCGATCGATCCGCATGGCGAACCGTTCAACGCCGTTCAGCATCAGGCAATGGCCATGCAGGAAAGCGCCGACGTAGAGCCGAACAGCGTGCTCAAGGTGTTCCAGAAGGGCTATCAGCTCAACGGTCGTCTGCTGCGCCCGGCCATGGTCGTGGTCAGCAAGGCCCCTGCGCCGGTTTCGCCTTCGATTGACGAGCAGGCTTGAAATTAGCCGCAAGGCCCCCATTTAGAAGTCAAGCGTTTAAGTGCTACCGCAGTTAGCCACCACTGCTGCGGCAACCAAATCCAAAGTTTCGGGAGAGTGAACATGGGCAAAATTATCGGTATCGACCTGGGGACTACCAACTCCTGCGTCTCCGTACTTGAAAACGGCGTAGCCAAAGTAATCGAAAACGCCGAAGGCGCGCGTACCACGCCGTCGATCATCGCTTACGCCAACGATGGCGAAATCCTGGTTGGCCAGTCGGCCAAGCGTCAGGCTGTGACCAATCCGCACAACACCCTGTATGCGGTGAAGCGTCTGATCGGTCGTAAGTTCGACGAAGAAGTCGTACAGAAAGACATCAAGATGGTCCCTTACAAAATCGCCAAGGCTGACAACGGCGACGCGTGGGTAGAAGTGAACGGCCAGAAAATGTCGCCGCCACAAATCTCGGCTGAAATTCTGAAGAAAATGAAGAAGACCGCCGAAGACTACCTCGGCGAGCCAGTGACCGAAGCGGTGATCACCGTTCCGGCCTACTTCAACGACAGCCAGCGTCAGGCGACCAAAGACGCCGGCCGCATCGCGGGCCTGGACGTTAAACGTATCATCAACGAGCCGACCGCAGCCGCTCTGGCTTACGGTATGGACAAGGCGAAAGGCGATCACACCGTGATCGTTTACGACCTGGGCGGCGGTACTTTCGACGTTTCCGTGATCGAAATCGCTGAAGTCGATGGCGAGCACCAGTTCGAAGTATTGGCCACCAACGGTGACACGTTCCTTGGCGGTGAAGACTTTGACATTCGTCTGATCGACTACCTCGTCGACGAATTCAAGAAAGAAAGCGGCATGAACCTCAAAGGTGACCCGCTGGCCATGCAGCGCCTGAAAGAAGCCGCTGAAAAAGCCAAGATCGAACTGTCCTCGAGCATGTCGACCGACGTGAACCTGCCGTACATCACTGCAGACGCCACCGGTCCTAAAC
This genomic window contains:
- the recN gene encoding DNA repair protein RecN, translated to MLVHLSVHNYAIVEHLDLELDRGMSVITGETGAGKSIMLDALGLTLGDRADSGVVRPGADKADILATFDLVDIPEASAWLAERDLESDGPCILRRVITAEGRSRGYINGTPCPLGDLKSLGELLIDIHSQHEHQSLLKTDTHRRLLDEYAGATDLARQVQLAAQRWRQTRQELERLSNSGDEQRARHQLLSYQLEELENLGLGENELEQLEQEHKNLTNAETLLGICRQVVEQCSESDSGNVLNALTASLNRLSSVNNSIGALGEASSLLTSAQIQVEEAVGELNRFLDNFDADPARLQYLEERLDAIYTMARKHRIQPTEVAEMQQRLLDEIETLNANDESIERLSDELASYARHYQEKARELSDLRHQASTSLASAVEQEIQRLGMPGGRFTIELRPNGSDELLPNGLEQVELLVSANPGQPLKALAKVASGGELSRISLAIQVITAQTSRVPTLVFDEVDVGIGGPTAEIVGQLLRRLGERGQVLTVTHLPQVAAQGHQHLFVHKVRGEDATHTAVSKLSKNDRVEEVARMLGGIDLTKESLAHAKKMVVTAKI
- a CDS encoding type II toxin-antitoxin system RatA family toxin; translated protein: MTTHIQRSALLPYPAQTLYDLVNDVARYPEFLPWCSSAEVLESSPEHMRASVGVAKGGLSQHFVTRNTLVPGQSIEMNLEEGPFTQLHGIWVFKALTDKACKISLDLSFDYAGPIVRATLGPLFNQAANTLVDAFCQRAKQMHG
- a CDS encoding outer membrane protein assembly factor BamE, whose translation is MQNTKLLLTSFTFVGLLALAGCSFPGVYKIDIQQGNVVTQDMINQLRPGMTRKQVRFIMGNPLLTDTFHADRWDYLYSLQPGGGERQQERISVIFNPNDQLVSLSGDFMPGVSRDEAILGKDSGTNVTAPAENAEKPKPEKPVKPGSLLDQIQKDVDGVETVPVPTPEPLETSPQ
- the fur gene encoding ferric iron uptake transcriptional regulator is translated as MVENSELRKAGLKVTLPRVKILQMLDSAEQRHMSAEDVYKALMEAGEDVGLATVYRVLTQFEAAGLVVRHNFDGGHAVFELDDGKHHDHMVNVETSEVIEFFDEEIERLQKAIVDKYGFEMVDHNLVLYVRKKK
- the grpE gene encoding nucleotide exchange factor GrpE, encoding MADEQTVDTQNQDANQGSAASGEDLAARVQVLEEQLAGAQDQALRVAADLQNVRRRAEQDVEKAHKFALEKFAGDLLPIIDSLERGLELSNPDDESIRPMREGIELTLKMFQDTLKRYQLEAIDPHGEPFNAVQHQAMAMQESADVEPNSVLKVFQKGYQLNGRLLRPAMVVVSKAPAPVSPSIDEQA
- a CDS encoding RnfH family protein, with the translated sequence MVEVVIEVEVVYAAVDRQVLLSVTVAAGASVRAALLASGVDREFPELDLAECAVGIFGKVVVDPDTRQLQAGDRIEIYRPLLADPKEVRRLRAAKAAEAKARNQ